The Acidovorax sp. RAC01 genomic sequence AAGGCCGCCGTGGTGGCAGGGCAGATCGACGCCACCTTTGGCGGCCCCGACTTGTTCCTGCTCAAGCCGCAGGGCGTTCAGATCGCGCTGAGCACCAAAGGCCGTGGGCCGGACTACACCATCAACTCCGGCATTCTGGCCACCGAGGAGTTCGCCACCCAGAACCCGCAGCTCACGCAGCGCCTGGTGCACCAGCTGGTGCGCGCCGCGCACTGGGCCTCGCAAGAGGGCAACCGCGAGGCGCTCATCAAGCTGTATGCCGACAACAGCGGCAACCCCGAGCTTTCGTTCCGCGAGGAGCTGGCGGGCGACAACCTGAACGCCCGGTATTCGCCGCTGCTCGACGAGGGCTTCATCGCCGGTTACCAGGGCGTGCTGGATGACGGCGTGAAGCTCGGGCTGATCCGCCAGACGTTTGACGTGAAGGCCTGGTTCCAGCCTACCTTCGTGCAGCAGGCCGTCAAGGACCTCAAGCTCGACAAGCAGTGGCGCGAGACCGATGCCGCTGGCAAGGCCAAGGGGGCTGCATGAGCATCACCACCAATGGGGCCGCCTCCGCTTCCACCCAGGCGCCCAACATCGTCTTCATCCTGGCCGACGACCTGGGCTGGGCCGACCTCAGTGTGTACGGCCAGGCCGACTTCACCACGCCGCACCTGGATGCGCTGGCGGGCGAGGGCGTGCGCTTTACCCAGGCCTATGCCAACTCGGCCGTGTGCTCGGCCACGCGGTTTGCGCTGATCACCGGGCGCTACCAGTACCGGCTGCGCGGTGGGCTGGAGGAACCCCTGGTGCGCAAGGCCCATGTGCACGGCCTGCCGCCCGAGCACCCCACGCTGCCATCGTTGCTGCGCGATGCGGGCTATGACACGGCGCTGATTGGCAAGTGGCACCTGGGCAGCCTGCCCACCTTCGGCCCGCTCAAGAGTGGCTACGACCGCTTCTTTGGCAACTATGGCGGTGCCATCGACTACTTCACGCACAAGCCCGGCGTGGGCAATGCCGTGGCGCGCGATCTGTACGAAGGCGAGGTGCTGGTGGAGCGCGTGGGCTACTACACGCAGCTGCTGGCCGATGAGGCCACGCGCTGGATCGGCGAGCGCAGCGCGGCCAAGCCTTTCTTTTTGTCGCTGCACTTCACGGCGCCGCACTGGCCCTGGGTGGGGCCGGAGGACGAAGAAATATCGCTGGGCCTGAAGGACCTGTTTCACTACGACGGCGGCAATCTGGCCACCTATGCGCGCATGGTGCGCTCACTCGACAAGGCGGTGGGCCAGGTGCTCGATGCACTCAAGGCACAAGGCCTGGCCGACAACACCATCGTCGTCTTCACCAGCGACAACGGCGGCGAGCGCTTTTCCAAGACCTGGCCCTTCACCGGCCAGAAGACCGAGTTGCTGGAGGGCGGCATCCGCGTGCCCACGCTGCTGCGCTGGCCTGCGCGCATTGCACCGCAGGTGAGCGACCAAGTCACCGCCACCATGGACTGGCTGCCCACGCTGCTGGCCGCTGCGGGCGTGGCGCCCCATGCCGACTACCCGCCGGACGGCGAGAGCATCCTGCCCGTGCTGCTGGGCGATGCGCCTGCGCACCCGCGCACGCTGTTCTGGCGCTACAAGTCGCAGCGCCAGCGCGCCGTGCGCGAGGGCCGCTTCAAGTACCTGCGCATCAACGACAACGAGTTTTTGTTCGACGTGGAAGACGACACGCTGGAGCGCGCCAACCTGCGCCACAAGCACCCCGAGGTGTTCGAGCGCCTGCGCACGGCGTGGGAGCGGTGGAATGCGCAGTTCCTGCCCATCACCGACGAGGTCATCACCCACGGGCTGTCGCCCGACATCCAGGCCGACCGCTACGTGCCCGACCTGGGCCAGCGGGGGATGTAACCCCGTACGTCGAGAAAAATCAAGAGAAAAATGCCTTTGGCGCCTGATGAATAAGCGCTAGTAGCTATCAAAAACATAGTGTTGGGTGTCGCCCGCGGCGGTGGTGCGCGGCTTGGCCAGGGGCCCCGCCCACACCCGTTCTGTGCGGCGGCGGCCAGATTTCCAGTCTCTTCACGGGCTTTCATGAATTTTCAGCAACTGCGCTCCGTGCGCGAAGCCGTGCGGCGCGGCTACAACCTGACCGAAGTGGCCAACATGCTGCATACCTCACAGCCCGGCGTCAGTCGCCAGATCCGAGAGCTGGAAGAGGAACTGGGCGTAGAAATTTTTGTCCGGGCGGGCAAGCGCCTCACGGGCCTCACGCCGCCGGGCGAGGCGCTGCTGCCCACGGTGGAGCGCCTGCTGCTGGAGGCCGACAACCTCAAGCGTGCGGGCCAGGACTTCAGTGACAGTGCCACCGGCCGCCTGTCGGTGGCTGCCACGCATTCGCAGGCGCGGTATGCGCTGCCGCAGGTGGTGCGCGATTTCCGGGCGCTGTTTCCTCAGGTGTCGCTGCACCTGCACCAGGGCTCACCGCGCCAGGTGGCCGAGATGCTGCTCAGTGGCGAGGCCGACATCGGCGTGGCTACCGAGGCCCTGGCCGGGTACGACGCGCTGGTGACGCTGCCTTGCTACCGCTGGACGCACAGCATCGTCGTGCCTCCGGGTCACCCGTTGCTTGGTACCGGAGGGCCGGTCACGCTGGAGCAGCTGGCGCAATACCCCATCATCACCTACGAGCTGGGCTACACCGGCCGTGCGCACATCGACGAGGCCTTTGCCTGCGAGGGTCTGGCCCCCGATATTGTGCTGACCGCCATGGATGCTGACGTGATCAAGACCTATGTGGAGCTGGACATGGGCGTAGGCATCGTGGCATCGATTGCGGTGGACGAGGAACGCGACCGCCACCTGCGCCTGATTGACGCGGGCCACCTGTTTGAAGTGAACCTCACGCGCCTGGGCCTGCGGCGCGGGGCCTGGTTGCGTGGATACGCCTACCGGTTCATCGAAAGCTTTGTGCCAACGCTCACGCGGGAAACGGTCGAGAGGGCTGTGCAACAGGGCAGGGCGGTAGAACACGGGGACTTTGGGCGATAGGCGAGCGGCGGGTCGGCATCGCAAGGGCGCACTGCCCGTCGAACATGCCAAGATCGCCTCGATCGCCCCAAGTTTTTACGGGTTTAGGCTACGGAACTACCCTGTCAGCCACAAACAGAGGGGGAGTCCAGTGATCGATCTGCTCAAGAAGGCGCTTTTGCTCGGCGTCGTTATCGTCGTGGGCTACTACGGCATGCGCTTTATCGCCGGCTACAGCCTGGCCAAACAGGTCGCCGCCTGCGCGACCGAGGTGAATTCCGGCGGGCGGCTTCAGGCCGCCAAGACCGATGAAGAGCGCCGGGCCATCAAGCTGAGCGTGGTGGACTGCACGGCAAAGCGCATCAGCTTTCCCGGCTCTGTGATGTTCGACGAACACAAGCTCCGTGCCTCGATGCAGTGATGTGTTTCGCCATCAGCATGCGGCAGCTGCTGCGCGCAGCCCGCTGATCCGCCCGAAGTACGACGCATGGGCGTCGCTCTGTGCAGGCCAGTTGGCCGTGAACAGTGACAGCCACCGCACCTGGTCGTAGTGCACGGGCAGCGCATCGACATGCACCCCCGCAATCTGCGCACCGTGCGATGCCGCATGGGGCGACGGGCGGGCGGAAACCCGCGTGATGAGGCCGGGCAGCGCTCCCCCTGCGTTGGGCATGCCAGCGGCGCCGTTGTTGATGACCGCTGAGGGGCGTGGCGTGGCGGCCTGGTGCAGCACGGGCTCGCAAGTGTGGGTGGAGGCAAATACGTCCACCTGTGCCGTGCCGAAGGCCTCTGCCAGCCACGTAGCCTGTTCAGGCCTGCCGATCTGGTCCACGGCAAAACGCCAGCCGGCCAGCGACTCCGCATCGCCATGCACCACGCCCACGCGGCAATCGCCGACCTGGTAGCGGGCCAACATGGGCAGGGCTGCAAGCTGCACTAGCAGATCGGGATGCCGCTGCGCCGTGGCCTTGAGCCGGGCGTGGATGCGGTTGGAGCGCTCCACCACCTCGCCCGACACCTCGGGCGGGTAGGCACAGCCGCAGCCGGCGTCGTCGCCTTCCACCGGAAGCTCAGCCTCGACATTGCCGGTGATCGCATCGTGGCGCAGCACGCGGGCATTGATCTCGCGAAAGCCGGTGTCGTCCACGTTGAACCAGTTGAAGTCGCCGTTGAAGCACAGGGTGACGGTACCGGTTTCCTGCGCCGCCATCTGCTCGATCACATCGAGCGCAGCCACGTTGCCGTACAGGCCGCCAATCACATACAGCACATCCGCCGCGCGGGCGGGCGCGCTGGCGATGGCCTGTGGGCCGTAGCGGTAGCGCAGCGGGCAAGTGCGGCCGGCGGTGGCATCGGGTGATGGGCTCATGGGGTGCTTTCGGAAATGGGGGCGCGCAGGGGCGCAGTGGAGATGTGCCAGTGGGCCACAGGCTCCTGGTCAGCGGGGCGGTACAGGTCGAGCAGCTGGCGGTCGCCCACCTCGTCCACCGGCAGGTCGAATGCGATGCGGCCCTGGCGCAGGCCGATCACGCGGCGGGCCAGCACCGGCAATAGGGCAGGGTTGTGTACCACGGTAATCAGTGTGGCGCCTGCCGCAGATGCCGCCAGCAGCTGGCAGACCTCTGCTGCTGCGGCTGGGTCCAGCGCGGCGGTGGGTTCATCGGCCAGGATGAGGCGCGGGCCCTGCACCAGCATGCGGGCCACGCCGGCCTTTTGCCGTTCGCCGCCGGAGAGCTGGTCGGCCCGGGCGCCCGCACGCGCCAGCAGGCCCACCTGCTGCAGTGCGGCTTCGGCGCGGGCGACCTCGCCGGCGGGAAAAACCCTCGCCCAGCTGCGCCAGCCTGGCACACGGGCCAGCGCGCCGATCTGCACGTTGTCGCGCACCGACAGGCGCCCCACCAGGTGCAGCCCCTGCATGACCTGGCCGACCTCCTGGCGCAGTAGGCGCAGCTCGCGCGCACCCAGCCCCCGGCCCAGGTCCCGGCCCAGCACCTGGGCGGAGCCTTGGGTGGGCGCCATGAACCCGGTCAGCAGCCGGAACAGCGTGGATTTGCCAGCGCCGTTGTGACCGATGACGGCCACACGCTCGCCGGGCGCGACGCGCAGTTGCGCGATGTCGAGCACCGTCCGGCCGCCGATGTCGCAGCGCACGTTGCGCAGGTCAATACAGGGTGTGGTCATGCCAGCGCTTTCCGTATGCGGCGGCTCATCGCGTCAAACGACGCCACCAGCAGCACCACCACCAGCAGCACCGTGGCCAGCCGGTCCCACTGGAAGAGCGAGGTGGCCTCCGAGATCAGCAGGCCCAGGCCGCCCGCGCCGATGATGCCGAGGATGGTGGAGTCGCGGATATTGAATTCCCAGATGTACAGGTGGGCCGAAACAAACTGCGGCAGCACCGTGGGCCACACGGCGTTGAAGAACACCTGCGTTCGGCTGGCGCCGACGCCCTGCACGGCGTGGATGGCGGCCATGTCGAGCGACTCGATGGCCTCGGCAAAGAGCTTGCCGTAGGTGCCCATGGAATGCAGGCCAATGGCCAGAATACCTGCCGTAGGCCCCAACCCCACGATGCCCACCAGCACCAGGCCAAACACCAGGGTGTGGATGGAGCGCAGCGTGTCGAGCACCGCCTTGGCCGCGATGGCCAGTGCGCGCGGCGCCGCCAGGTTGCGTGCCGTGAGCACGGCCAGTGGCAACGCCAGCACTGCCCCCAGCAGCGAGCCCAGCGTGGCGATGCGTACGGTGGTCCAGGTGGCGCGGGCCAGACCGGCCAGGTAGTCGGCCTCCACCTGCTGGCGGTTTTCCACGCGCAGCACGGTGCCATCGTCGCTGGTGTACTCCAGCCTCGGGTTGCCGAACCACACATCGAGAAAGCTGGGGTAGGCAAACTCGCCCAGCGTCTTGGCCAGGTTGGCCAGCGGGGCGCGGCCCACGGACAGGTCGCCCTCGGCGAGCAGCGTCCACACGCAGGCCACCACCAGCGCTGCGTACACCAGGCCCAGCGCACCGAAGCCAAGGCGCCCACTGGCCCAAGGGTGCCGCGGCAGGTGGACCATGGTCAACGCGCCTTCAGGTTGCCAGTGGCCAGGCCTGCATCACGGATGGGCTTGTAGAAGCTGTTGTCGCGCACCACAAAACCGGTGTAGTGCGCGGGCAGCAGCTGCGGCTGCGACGCCAGTGCGGCGCCCACGCCCGACAGCGCGGTCTGCAGGCGCGTGACAAAAGCCTTGTCCGCCGCCAGCGCCTTGCTGACTGCAAAGGCATCGTTGGGCAGCGGGGCCGACGTCCAGATGATGCGCGACTGCTCGGCCTTGATCAGGCCCTGCTCGATCATGGCGTTGCGGTTGCGGTCGTAGTCGGCGCCTGCGTCCAGTACACCTTGCGTCACCTGCGTTTCAATGGCCTGGTGTTTGGTGTGCAGCACCTTGCTGAAATACGTGTCGGGGTGGATGCCCAGGGTCATGAAGTGGTGGCGGGGGATCAGGTAGCCCGAGGTGGAGCCCTTGTCGCCAAACGCAAACGTGCGGCCCTTGAGGTCGGCCAGCGTCTGTATGCCGGACTTCGGGTGCGTGATGATGATGGCGTGGTACTCGGGCTTGCCGTCGTACAGGATGGTGGAGACCACCTGCGCGCCGGCTTCGTGATTCGCCAGCACATAGCCCCAGGGGCCCATGAGCGCCATGTCGGTCTCGCCATTGGCCAGCGACTTGGCCAGGCCTTCCCAGCTGTCCACCGTGCGCAGCTGCACAGGGCGGCCTAGCTGGCTTGCCAGGTAGGCGGCCAGGGGGCGGTAGGTGGCGTCGTTCTTTTCCCGGTCGGGCTGGAACATGCCCACGCCCAGCTGCAGCGGGGGGAGGGGAGCTTGCGCCAGCGCGAGGTTTGGCGCAGCGCCCGCAGCGGCAGCGATGAGCGCCAGGGTGGCAAAGGTGCGGCGGTGCAGAGGGGTGTGCATGGGGCTTGTGATCAGGTTTGCAGTGGATCGATGGCGGTACACGGCTTGGTCGCTGGCAGGCAGTCCGTTCTTACAGCGCCTGGGTCTTCTATTTCGACGATGGGGCAGAAAAATCGCACGCCTCGTCGGCCGCCACGAAATGCAGGTCTGCAAAACCGGCGCGGGCGGTTTCACCCGTGTTGTCGGTGTCCGATGCAATGGCCAGCGACGTGGCCTTAAAGGGCAGGGCGCCAAACGCCTTCGTGGCATCGGCCAGCACGTTCACCCGCTCTGCTACCCACTTGGCCGCCTGCCCGTTGCCCGAGCGCTGTACCACCATGGCCGCGCGGTCGGTGTAGGCGTTGAAGGCGCGGGTGCCCACGGGGTGGCGGTTGTCCCAGACGTAGTTGACGGCCGCATCCGGCACCAGGTTGCCAAACAGGCTGCGCCCCAGCGCCAGCTTCAGGCGCAGTCCTGCACCCAGTGATTCGGGTGGCAGGCTGAAGGCTACGTATACGCGGGCCGCGTAGTCGTCACCCGCCTTGCGGGCCAGGTCGGCCTGCTGCAGCACGGCATCGACCCGCCACATCCAGCACAGCACGGGTGTCTTTTGCAGGTCGATCTCCAGCGGGCGCGCCAGCAGGGCCATGCTGGCGGTGGCGCTCGCCTCCACGGCGGCACGGCCGTCCCACTGCAGGGTGCGGTAGCGGGTGGCGGGCACGCGCTGGTCGATGTGCACCACCTGCCATTCGGGTGGCAGGGCGCCAGTGTTTGAAAAATCGCCCACGCGCACGGGCGCGCCAGACGCTGCAGAGGCGGCAGGCGCAGCGGCTTGCAGCAGGGCCGCCAGTGCAGCGGAAAGGAGGGTGCGTGAGGTCAGGTGCATGAAGGCTTTGAAGGGTGGGGCGATGGCAGTTCGGCCTGCCAGTGCGGGGGCAGATGGCGCAGGTCGGCGGGTTCGTCGATGTCGTGCAGCGTCGGCAGGGTGTGCAGGCGCCAGCCCAGTTGCTGCAGGCGCTGCTGCGTGAGGGTGGCCACGGCGTCGGTGCTCCAGGGCATGTCGGCAAACACCAGCGCGTCAAACCGCGCAAGGCCCAGCAGTGCATAGCCGCCGTCGGCGGTGGGCACCATGGCGGCGTCGTGTTCAGAGAGCGCCGCGGCGGCGTTGCGCAGCACGGCCGCGTCCAGGCCGGGGCAGTCGGTGCCGATCAGCAGTACCGCTTCACCCGCAGCCAGGGTGCGTTGCGCTGCGCGGCCCATGCGGGCACCCAGGTCACCGTCGCCCTGGTCGGACCATGCCACCGATGCGGGCAGGTTCAGCGATGGCCAGTCGAACGCATCCAGGCCGGGCGTCACGCACAGCTCCACCGGGCCCACGCTGGCACTGCACGCGGCATCGACGGCATCGCGCAGCATGCGGCGCGCAAGGCGGGCCGCCGCTTCGGTGCCAATGGCAGGGGCCAGCCGGGTCTTGCAGAAGCCGGGAATGGGCGCCTTGGCGATGATGAGGGTGCGGGTGGGCTTCACCGGTAGGCCTTTGCGATGTCGCTGGCGGGCACGCCGCGCCAGTAGGCCCAGCGCAGCCGCCACATGAGAACAATGGTGCGCCACACGCCGCGCTGCTCCCAGCGCCGGCCCGAGGTGGTCACCCGCTCTGCCAGGCACACCGGGCGGGCCAGGCGGCGCAGGCGGCTCGTGATCTCGATGTCCTCCATGAGCGGCTGCACCGGAAACCCGCCCACGGCATCGAATGCCTTGCGGGTCATGAAGATCGCCTGGTCGCCCGTGGCGATGCCGGTGATGCGCGAGCGCCAGTTCATCAGGACGGCCACCACCTTGAGCATGGCGGGCCGGCCTTCGATGGTCACGTCAAAGCGGCCCCAGGCCACGGCCTGCGCATCGAGCGCGGTCAGCAATGCAGGCGCGGCGGCAGGCAGGCGGGTGTCCGCATGCAGGAACAGCAGCACATCGCCGCGCGCACGGGCTGCTCCGCCGTTCATCTGCACTGCCCGCCCACGCGCTGATCGCACCACCGCGAAGCCCATGTGCTGCGCCATCTGCTCGGCCCTGTCGGCGCTGCCATCGCTGCTGCCGCCGTCCACCAGGATCACCTCTATCCCCTGGACTGCCAGGCTTTCAAGCTGCGCGCACAGCACGGGCAGCGCAGCCGCTTCGTTGAGCATGGGAACAATGACCGAAAGCGTTGCCATGGCGCGCCTTCAGCCCCTGCGCCAGGCGTGGTAGCGCTTCACCCACGCCAGCAGCTGCTGCGGCGCGTGCGCACGCTTCCATTCGCCGGCCGCGTATTTGTTGGCCTCGGCCAGTGTGGGGTAGGTGTGGATGGTGCCCACGATCTTGTTCAGGCCCAGGCCGTGCTTCATGGCCAGCACAAACTCGGCCAGCAGGTCGGCTGCATGCTCGCCCACGATGGTCACGCCCAGGATGCGGTCCTTGCCCGGCACCGTCAGTACCTTGACGAAGCCGTACGCCGTGCCGTCGGCAATGGCGCGGTCCAGGTCGTCGATGCCGTAGCGGGTGACCTCGAATGCGACGCCCTTGTCGCGGGCCTCCTGCTCGTTCAGGCCCACGCGTGCCACCTCCGGGTCCACAAACGTGGCCCACGGAATCACCGAGTAATCCGCCTTGAAGCGTTTGAATTGCCCGAACAGCGCATTCACCGCGGCGTACCAGGCCTGGTGGGCGGCGGTGTGCGTGAACTGGTACGGGCCGGCCACGTCGCCTGCCGCGTAGATGTTGGGGTACAGCGTTTCCAGATATTCGTTGGTGACCACGGTGCGGTCCACCGGGATGCCCAGTGCTTCCAGGCCATACCCCTGCAGCCGGGCCACGCGGCCCACGGCGCACACCAGTGCGTCAAACTCGATGCGCCGCTCCACGCCGTTGTGCTCGACGATGATCCACTTGCGCACTGCGCCGCCTTGCCCGTCGCCTTGTTCTTCGCCTTGTCCTTCGCGTTCACAGCGCACGGCCTTGTGGCTGGTGAGCACCTCCACACCGTCGTGCGCGAGCGCGGCGCGCACCATGTCGGACACCTCGGCGTCTTCGCGCGGCATGAGGCGCGGGCCCATCTCGACCTGCGTGACGGCCGAGCCGAGCCGCACCAGTGCCTGCGCCAGCTCGCAGCCAATAGGGCCGCCGCCCAGCACCACCACGCGCCCGGGCGCTGCGTCCAGCTGGCCAAAGCGGTCCCACAGCGTGTCGCTGGTGACGTAGCCCACATCGTCCAGGCCGGGCAGGGGCGGCACCATGGGCCGCGCACCGGCGGCGATGACGATGCTGCGGGTGGTCAGGCGCTGGCGCGTGCCGTCGGCGGCTTCGATCTCGACCGTCCACGGGTCCACCACCCGGCCGTAGCCCTGCAGCACCTCCACGCCCAGCGATTCGTAGCGCTCCACGCTGTCGTGTGGGGCAATGGCGCGCACCACGTCGTGCACGCGTGCCATCACCTGCCTGAAGCTGAACTGCGGCGTGGCGGGCGCCAGGCCGTAGCGGTCGGCATGGCGCATGGCCGAGGCCAGCTTGGCCGTCTTGATGAGTGCCTTGCTGGGCACGCAGCCGTAGTTCAGGCAGTCGCCGCCCATCTTGTGTGCCTCGACCAGCGTGACCTTGGCCTTCACGGCCGCGCCGATGTAGGCCGTGACCAGCCCGGCCGCGCCCGCGCCGATCACGATGAGGTTGCGGTCGTAGCGCTGCGGCCGCGTCCAGCGCGCGTACACCCGGCGGCGCGCCAGCCAGCCCAGCACGGCTTTGGCGACCAGGGGGAACACGCCCAGCAGCACAAACGACAGCAGCACGCCGGGCGACACAATGCCCGACAGGCTGGTGATCTGCGCCAGCTGGGTGCCGGCATTCACGTACACCAGCGTTCCTGCCAGCATGCCCACCTGGCTCACACCGTAGAAGGTGAGCGAGCGAATGGGCATCAACCCCATCACCAGGTTGATGAGGAAAAACGGGAACACCGGCACCAGCCGCAGCGTGAACAGGTAGAACGCGCCATCGCGCGCCATGCCGTCGTTGATGGGTTTCAGGCGGTCGCCAAAGCGCGCCTGCACCCAGTCGCGCAGCAGGTAGCGCGCGCTCCAGAAGGCCAGCGTGGCGCCCAGCGTGGAGGCAAACGATGCGATGACCGTGCCCCAGAACAGGCCGAACACGGCCCCTGCGGCCAGCGTCATGATCACTGCGCCGGGTAGCGACAGCGCCGTGACCAGCACATAGACCGCGCCAAACGCCAGCCCCAGCAGCACGGGCGATGCGGCCTTCCAGGCCAGGAACTGGTCCAACCCGGCCTTGAGGCCATCGAGCGTGAGCCACCGCTGGCCGCCCAGCGCAAAGAACGCGCCCACGCCCAGCACCGCCGCTGCCAGCAGCGCGATCGATTGGAGGTTTTTCATGGTGGTTGCCCGCGCGCGTCAGGCCTTGAGCGCGCCGCCGCAGCTGCTGCCCTGGCCTGCGGTGCAGCCAAAGCAGTGGTCGGCAATGCGCACGGGCAGACCGGCCGGGTCCTGCTCCAGCAGGTCGGCAAGGTGCGGGCGCGGCTTGAAGGGCAGGCCTTCGGCCGCCGGCAGGGGCAGGCCCAGCTGCTGGTTGAAGTCGCAGTCGTACAGGTGGCCCTGCCAGTCCACGCTGATCAGGTTGCGGCACATCACCGCCGCGTGGTTGTTTTCGGTGAAGCTGCTGCGCAGCAGCTGCATGTAGCTGTGGAACTGCCCCTTGGAGACCAGCATCGAACCAAAGCGCTGGATGGGCATGTTGGTGATGACGAACAGCTCGTTGAAATCGATGCCGAAATGCGCCTTGAGCTCGCGCTTGTAGTCGGCCTGCAGGGCGCCCTGCTCGGGCGGCAGCGATGGCCCCTGCGGGTTGTAGACCAGGCTGAGCCTGAGGCCGCTGCCCGGCTGCCCGTAGCCCAGCGCATTGAGCTTTTGCAGCGCCGCAATGCTCTTGTCGAACACGCCCTTGCCGCGCTGCTTGTCCACGTTGTCCAGCGAGTAGCAGGGCAGCGATGCCACCACCTCCACCTGCTGCTCGGCCAGAAATTCCGCCAGGTCTTCCTGCCCGGGCTCGAACAGGATGGTGAGGTTGCAGCGGTCCATCACATGCACACCCAGCGCGCGTGCGCGGCGCACCAGGTGCCGAAAGCCGTCGTTGAGTTCGGGCGCACCGCCCGTCAGGTCCAGCACGCCAATCGACCGGGCCCGGAGCACATCAATCACCAGGTCCAGGTGGGTGTCGTCCATCATTTCGGTGCGGTTCGGCCCTGCATTCACATGGCAGTGCACGCAGGTCTGGTTGCAGCGGTAACCCAGGTTGACCTGCAAGGTGGTGAGCGCACCGCGCTGCAGGGCCGGGAAGGTGGTGGCTTCAAGGAGGGGCAAGGTGGCGTGCATGGGGTTCTCGTGGGTCGGTCGTGGGCAGCATCGGTGCTGTGTGCTGCTTGGTCGGTGGGCGTTGCCGGTTTCTTACACAGGCCTGGCTGCAGAGGCTGCCTGCAGCTGCATCAGCGGCGGGCTTTCTCGTCGTCGCCCTGCGCGTGGGCGCGCATCAGCTGGCTCAAGAACGGGATTTGCTGGCTGAAGTTGCGGCAGCCCGCGCACATCATCAGGTGCACGTTCAGGCGCAGTTTTTCGGTCATGCTCAGGGTGCGCTCCTGGGCTTGCGACACCAGCCCGGTGGCGGACTTGCAGTTCAGCATGGCTGCTCCTTTTTCTTCATGTACCAGTGGTTTTCCAGGCATTCGCGCAGGCGCAGCCGGGCGCGGTGCATCAGCACATTCAGGTTGGATGTGGAGATGCCCACGGTGCTGCAGATCTCGTCGGATTCGAGCCCGATGTACTCGCGCATCATGAACACCCGGGCCTGGTGACCGGGCAGGCCCGTGAGGCAGGTCTCGAATACTTTCCAGAACTGGGCCTGGTGCAGGCTTTCCTGCGGGTTGCCCCAGGCGGCGGGGCGCTCGTCGGGCTCCCACATGCCCCGGGCGTTGAACAGCTCGTCCAGGTTTTCCTCACCGTCGCGCTCCTGCATCAGGGCGCTGGCCTCGCCCAGCCGTTTTTTCTGGCGCAGGGTATCGGCGATCTTGTTCTTGAGGATGGCAAACACCCACGTTTTGAGCGCCGCCTGGCCCCGAAAGGCCGCCGCGTTCTTCAGCGCGCCGATCAGCGCCTCCTGCACGGCGTCTTCGGCCAGCTGCTCGTCGCCCAGCTGCAGTGTGGCAAACCGCAGCATCTGTGCGCGCAGGCTTTGCAGTGCCTGCGGGTCGGCCAGCACATTGCCTGCCATGTCCTGAATATCCTCAAGCTCCATGTTCGCTCCGTGTTTTTTCGATCATGCCGAACTCCCATCGCCCCCGGGTTGGTTGGGCCATCGCCCGGGCGCAAAGCGGCGGATGAACCGCCGGTCGATCCAGTCCTTCCAGCGCCACACCCAGTGGCCCTGCGCCGACCACGCGCCCCACGATGCGATGGCGTAGCGCGGCCCGCAGGCCAGCAGGTACAGCGCGTTGGGCTTGGGTCTGTAGGTGTGCAGGGGCTCACCGGCCAGTGCCGCCATCAGGTTGCGCGCCAGCACTGGCCCCGCATGCACGGCATGTACGCCCGAGCGCGACAGGGCCGAGCCAGGCCGCGCACACACATCACCGGCCGCGAACACATCCGCGTGCGAGGTGCTGCGCTGGTGGCTGTCCACCAGGATGTAGCCCGCCGGGTCGAGCGCCAGCCCTGACATGGCCAGCCACACGGGCGCGCGTGCCCCGGTGGCGGCAATGACCAGGTCGGCGGGCAAGAAGCTGCCATCGGCCAGCAGCACGCCACCCTCGGCGCCCACGGCCCGCTGCATGTGCAGGT encodes the following:
- a CDS encoding sulfatase family protein; translated protein: MSITTNGAASASTQAPNIVFILADDLGWADLSVYGQADFTTPHLDALAGEGVRFTQAYANSAVCSATRFALITGRYQYRLRGGLEEPLVRKAHVHGLPPEHPTLPSLLRDAGYDTALIGKWHLGSLPTFGPLKSGYDRFFGNYGGAIDYFTHKPGVGNAVARDLYEGEVLVERVGYYTQLLADEATRWIGERSAAKPFFLSLHFTAPHWPWVGPEDEEISLGLKDLFHYDGGNLATYARMVRSLDKAVGQVLDALKAQGLADNTIVVFTSDNGGERFSKTWPFTGQKTELLEGGIRVPTLLRWPARIAPQVSDQVTATMDWLPTLLAAAGVAPHADYPPDGESILPVLLGDAPAHPRTLFWRYKSQRQRAVREGRFKYLRINDNEFLFDVEDDTLERANLRHKHPEVFERLRTAWERWNAQFLPITDEVITHGLSPDIQADRYVPDLGQRGM
- a CDS encoding CysB family HTH-type transcriptional regulator, which encodes MNFQQLRSVREAVRRGYNLTEVANMLHTSQPGVSRQIRELEEELGVEIFVRAGKRLTGLTPPGEALLPTVERLLLEADNLKRAGQDFSDSATGRLSVAATHSQARYALPQVVRDFRALFPQVSLHLHQGSPRQVAEMLLSGEADIGVATEALAGYDALVTLPCYRWTHSIVVPPGHPLLGTGGPVTLEQLAQYPIITYELGYTGRAHIDEAFACEGLAPDIVLTAMDADVIKTYVELDMGVGIVASIAVDEERDRHLRLIDAGHLFEVNLTRLGLRRGAWLRGYAYRFIESFVPTLTRETVERAVQQGRAVEHGDFGR
- a CDS encoding phosphonate ABC transporter ATP-binding protein, which gives rise to MTTPCIDLRNVRCDIGGRTVLDIAQLRVAPGERVAVIGHNGAGKSTLFRLLTGFMAPTQGSAQVLGRDLGRGLGARELRLLRQEVGQVMQGLHLVGRLSVRDNVQIGALARVPGWRSWARVFPAGEVARAEAALQQVGLLARAGARADQLSGGERQKAGVARMLVQGPRLILADEPTAALDPAAAAEVCQLLAASAAGATLITVVHNPALLPVLARRVIGLRQGRIAFDLPVDEVGDRQLLDLYRPADQEPVAHWHISTAPLRAPISESTP
- the phnE gene encoding phosphonate ABC transporter, permease protein PhnE, whose amino-acid sequence is MVHLPRHPWASGRLGFGALGLVYAALVVACVWTLLAEGDLSVGRAPLANLAKTLGEFAYPSFLDVWFGNPRLEYTSDDGTVLRVENRQQVEADYLAGLARATWTTVRIATLGSLLGAVLALPLAVLTARNLAAPRALAIAAKAVLDTLRSIHTLVFGLVLVGIVGLGPTAGILAIGLHSMGTYGKLFAEAIESLDMAAIHAVQGVGASRTQVFFNAVWPTVLPQFVSAHLYIWEFNIRDSTILGIIGAGGLGLLISEATSLFQWDRLATVLLVVVLLVASFDAMSRRIRKALA
- a CDS encoding phosphate/phosphite/phosphonate ABC transporter substrate-binding protein, coding for MHTPLHRRTFATLALIAAAAGAAPNLALAQAPLPPLQLGVGMFQPDREKNDATYRPLAAYLASQLGRPVQLRTVDSWEGLAKSLANGETDMALMGPWGYVLANHEAGAQVVSTILYDGKPEYHAIIITHPKSGIQTLADLKGRTFAFGDKGSTSGYLIPRHHFMTLGIHPDTYFSKVLHTKHQAIETQVTQGVLDAGADYDRNRNAMIEQGLIKAEQSRIIWTSAPLPNDAFAVSKALAADKAFVTRLQTALSGVGAALASQPQLLPAHYTGFVVRDNSFYKPIRDAGLATGNLKAR
- a CDS encoding DUF3047 domain-containing protein → MHLTSRTLLSAALAALLQAAAPAASAASGAPVRVGDFSNTGALPPEWQVVHIDQRVPATRYRTLQWDGRAAVEASATASMALLARPLEIDLQKTPVLCWMWRVDAVLQQADLARKAGDDYAARVYVAFSLPPESLGAGLRLKLALGRSLFGNLVPDAAVNYVWDNRHPVGTRAFNAYTDRAAMVVQRSGNGQAAKWVAERVNVLADATKAFGALPFKATSLAIASDTDNTGETARAGFADLHFVAADEACDFSAPSSK